A genomic region of Trichothermofontia sichuanensis B231 contains the following coding sequences:
- a CDS encoding creatininase family protein, whose protein sequence is MHGLIPPERFFPYLTWTEIAAMPDRASVVLLQPIGAIEQHGPHLPLIVDSAIATAVVGQALRDLSPAIPAYALPTLYYGKSNEHWHFPGTITLTAQTLLALLMEVGESLYRAGFRKLAFVNAHGGQPQIVEMAARDLHQRYGDFWVFPLFVWRVPHGGETLLTPKERALGIHAGDAETSLMLALLPDYVHMDQAVAEYPPDLPADSLLSVEGELPFAWVTQDISQSGVMGDPLSATREKGDRLLAALSHGWVRVIENLYTFQPPIAQS, encoded by the coding sequence ATGCATGGGTTGATCCCGCCGGAGCGGTTTTTCCCTTATCTAACCTGGACTGAAATTGCGGCGATGCCCGATCGCGCATCAGTGGTGCTGCTGCAACCGATCGGCGCGATCGAACAACATGGTCCCCACCTCCCCCTGATTGTCGATAGCGCGATCGCAACAGCCGTTGTGGGTCAAGCGCTGCGGGATCTGAGTCCTGCAATTCCCGCCTATGCCTTGCCCACACTGTATTACGGTAAATCCAACGAACACTGGCATTTCCCCGGTACCATCACCCTCACGGCCCAGACCCTCTTAGCCCTGTTAATGGAAGTCGGAGAAAGCCTCTACCGGGCGGGATTTCGCAAGCTGGCCTTTGTTAATGCCCACGGTGGCCAACCCCAGATTGTTGAGATGGCTGCACGGGATTTGCACCAACGCTATGGGGATTTCTGGGTTTTTCCCCTCTTTGTCTGGCGAGTTCCCCACGGGGGGGAGACCCTGTTAACCCCCAAAGAGCGAGCACTGGGGATCCATGCGGGCGATGCGGAAACCAGCCTCATGCTGGCCCTACTGCCTGATTACGTCCACATGGACCAGGCTGTGGCTGAATATCCCCCTGATTTACCGGCGGATAGCCTCCTGAGTGTGGAAGGTGAGTTGCCCTTTGCCTGGGTAACGCAGGATATCAGCCAGAGTGGCGTGATGGGCGATCCCCTCTCGGCGACGCGGGAAAAGGGCGATCGCCTGCTGGCGGCCCTGAGTCACGGTTGGGTCCGGGTGATTGAAAACCTCTATACCTTTCAGCCACCGATCGCCCAGTCCTAA
- the pdxH gene encoding pyridoxamine 5'-phosphate oxidase has product MLTAEAIAQLRQEYSQQVLRETDVAADPIEQFAAWFQQAVAAQVPQPNAMTLATVSPAGLPSARIVLLNGLDERGFIFYTHYRSRKGQELAANPHAALVFLWHELERQVRIEGQVERVTAAISDAYFQSRPRGSQLGAWTSPQSQPIASREVLEAQFQVVSQQYADRPVPRPPDWGGYRVCPHTIEFWQGRPNRLHDRLRYRQGDHQTWHLERLAP; this is encoded by the coding sequence GTGTTAACGGCAGAGGCGATTGCCCAGCTCCGGCAGGAGTATAGCCAACAGGTTTTGCGGGAAACCGATGTGGCGGCTGACCCGATCGAGCAGTTTGCCGCGTGGTTCCAGCAGGCGGTGGCAGCCCAAGTCCCCCAACCGAACGCGATGACCCTGGCAACGGTCAGCCCTGCGGGACTGCCCTCCGCGCGCATTGTTTTACTCAATGGGCTGGATGAGCGAGGGTTTATCTTCTATACCCATTACCGCAGTCGTAAGGGCCAAGAGTTAGCCGCCAATCCCCACGCGGCCTTGGTTTTCCTATGGCATGAGTTGGAGCGACAGGTGCGGATTGAAGGGCAGGTTGAGCGGGTCACGGCAGCGATATCGGATGCCTATTTCCAGAGTCGCCCGCGGGGTAGCCAACTAGGGGCCTGGACCTCCCCCCAAAGTCAACCGATCGCCAGCCGGGAAGTTCTAGAGGCTCAGTTCCAAGTGGTCAGCCAGCAATATGCCGATCGCCCGGTTCCCCGTCCCCCCGATTGGGGCGGCTATCGGGTTTGCCCTCACACGATCGAGTTCTGGCAAGGACGTCCCAATCGCCTGCACGATCGCCTGCGCTATCGCCAGGGCGATCACCAGACCTGGCACCTAGAGCGCCTTGCCCCCTAG
- a CDS encoding methionine gamma-lyase family protein, whose amino-acid sequence MLQDAEQHLLPQFAAIDAQVKGNLQRVLSAFRQHQVGVHHFAGVSGYGHDDLGRQTLDRVFAEVMGAEAAAVRLQFVSGTHAIACALFGNLRPGDELLAVAGAPYDTLEEVIGLRGSGQGSLADFGITYRQLELTPEGTIDWAVLATAIRPQTRMVLIQRSCGYSWRPSLTIAEIGKIVEQVKRQNPDTICFVDNCYGEFIADQEPPHVGADLIAGSLIKNPGGTIVPTGGYVAGRADLVEAATCRLTAPGIGSSGGATLDQNRLLFQGLFLAPQMVGEAVKGTHLMAYVFDKLGYPVQPRPFEPRRDVIQAIQLGSPAKLIAFCRAIQQHSPVGSYLDPVPAPMPGYDSQLVMAGGTFIDGSTAEFSADGPLREPYVVFCQGGTHWTHVAIALEAAITAVGAADG is encoded by the coding sequence ATGCTGCAAGACGCCGAGCAGCACCTGTTACCCCAGTTTGCTGCGATCGATGCCCAGGTTAAGGGTAATCTCCAACGGGTTCTCAGCGCGTTTCGGCAGCACCAGGTTGGCGTTCACCATTTCGCAGGGGTGTCGGGATATGGCCATGATGATCTGGGGCGGCAAACTCTAGATCGGGTTTTTGCTGAGGTGATGGGGGCGGAGGCAGCGGCGGTCCGGCTCCAGTTTGTCTCCGGTACCCATGCGATCGCCTGTGCCCTGTTTGGCAACCTACGTCCAGGGGATGAACTGCTGGCGGTGGCCGGTGCCCCCTATGACACCCTGGAGGAGGTGATCGGTCTGCGGGGCAGCGGCCAGGGATCGCTAGCGGACTTTGGCATCACCTATCGGCAATTGGAGTTGACCCCTGAAGGCACGATCGACTGGGCGGTGCTGGCGACGGCAATTCGGCCCCAAACCCGCATGGTTCTGATTCAACGCTCCTGTGGCTACTCCTGGCGGCCCAGTTTAACGATCGCGGAGATTGGCAAAATTGTTGAACAGGTCAAGCGCCAGAATCCAGACACAATCTGCTTTGTGGATAATTGCTACGGCGAATTTATTGCGGACCAGGAACCCCCCCACGTCGGGGCGGATCTGATCGCTGGCTCGCTGATCAAAAATCCGGGGGGCACGATCGTGCCCACTGGCGGCTATGTGGCTGGACGTGCCGATTTAGTCGAAGCGGCGACCTGCCGGTTAACCGCACCGGGCATCGGCAGTAGTGGCGGGGCCACCCTCGATCAAAATCGCCTCCTGTTCCAGGGACTTTTCCTGGCACCGCAAATGGTAGGAGAAGCGGTGAAGGGAACCCACCTCATGGCCTATGTATTTGATAAACTCGGTTATCCGGTCCAACCCCGCCCCTTTGAACCCCGGCGCGATGTGATCCAAGCAATTCAACTCGGTTCACCGGCCAAACTGATCGCCTTCTGCCGGGCAATTCAGCAACACTCACCCGTTGGCTCCTACCTTGATCCCGTACCGGCCCCCATGCCCGGCTACGACAGCCAATTGGTAATGGCCGGAGGTACCTTTATCGATGGCAGTACCGCCGAATTCTCGGCTGACGGTCCCCTCCGAGAACCCTATGTCGTATTTTGCCAGGGGGGAACTCATTGGACCCATGTTGCGATTGCCCTGGAAGCAGCGATCACGGCAGTGGGGGCTGCTGATGGCTGA
- the sigC gene encoding RNA polymerase sigma factor SigC encodes MYQEGDDMAAVMAETLDELDPTAAELGGLPNHASRRTTDLVRLYLQEIGRVGLLGREEEVAEAQKVQHYIHLVERRNQAAAEGNAILYQYVELYRIHDALTAYLGYRPSLERWADEANLPIADLKAILTAGKQAWAELVGLSVARLERVLSEGMRAKEHMIKANLRLVVSVAKKYQNRGLELLDLIQEGTLGLERAVEKFDPTKGYRFSTYAYWWIRQGITRAIATQSRAIRLPVHITEKLNRIKKAQRKLSQEKGHTASIEDIAKELEMTPPQVREVLLRVPRAVSLETKVGKDRDTELGDLLETDALSPEESLMQDALRNDLLQLMSDLTSRERDVIQMRFGLGDGHPYSLAEIGRALDLSRERVRQIEAKALQKLRQPKRRNLIKDYLEAFS; translated from the coding sequence ATGTACCAAGAAGGTGACGACATGGCAGCAGTGATGGCAGAAACTCTCGATGAGCTAGACCCAACGGCAGCAGAGTTGGGTGGGCTGCCCAATCACGCTTCGCGACGGACGACTGATTTGGTTCGCTTGTACCTGCAAGAAATTGGCCGGGTGGGTCTGTTAGGCCGGGAAGAGGAAGTCGCCGAAGCTCAAAAGGTCCAACACTATATCCACCTGGTTGAACGCCGCAATCAGGCAGCGGCAGAGGGGAATGCGATCCTGTATCAGTATGTGGAATTGTACCGCATCCACGATGCCCTGACGGCTTACCTGGGGTATCGCCCATCCCTCGAACGCTGGGCGGACGAAGCCAATTTGCCGATCGCCGATCTCAAGGCCATCCTGACGGCAGGTAAGCAAGCCTGGGCTGAACTCGTGGGATTATCGGTGGCCCGATTAGAACGGGTGCTGTCGGAGGGGATGCGGGCCAAAGAGCACATGATCAAAGCCAACCTGCGGCTAGTGGTTTCGGTGGCGAAGAAGTATCAAAACCGAGGGCTTGAACTCCTGGATCTGATTCAGGAAGGAACGCTGGGTCTCGAACGAGCCGTTGAAAAATTTGATCCGACGAAAGGGTATCGCTTTAGTACCTATGCTTACTGGTGGATTCGCCAGGGAATCACGCGGGCGATCGCGACCCAAAGTCGGGCGATTCGTCTGCCCGTGCATATTACGGAAAAGCTTAATCGCATTAAAAAAGCCCAACGCAAGCTTTCCCAGGAAAAAGGGCATACCGCCTCGATTGAGGATATTGCCAAGGAACTGGAAATGACTCCACCCCAGGTGCGAGAAGTCCTGCTGCGGGTTCCCCGTGCTGTGTCGCTGGAAACCAAAGTGGGCAAGGATCGGGATACGGAACTGGGGGATTTACTCGAAACTGATGCCCTCTCCCCAGAAGAATCCCTGATGCAGGATGCTCTCCGCAACGATCTGCTGCAACTGATGTCTGACCTCACCAGCCGCGAACGGGATGTGATCCAGATGCGCTTTGGCTTAGGCGATGGCCATCCCTATTCCTTGGCGGAAATTGGCCGGGCGTTGGATCTCTCACGGGAGCGGGTACGCCAGATTGAAGCCAAGGCCCTGCAAAAACTCCGCCAACCCAAGCGCCGCAATTTGATCAAAGATTATTTGGAAGCGTTCTCGTAG
- a CDS encoding GuaB3 family IMP dehydrogenase-related protein, whose translation MEIQIGRGKIARRSYGIDEIALVPGRRTLDPSLTDTTWRIGPIEREIPIIASAMDGVVDVAVAVRLSQLGALGVLNLEGIQTRYDDPNPILDKIATVDKTEFVPLMQSLYAEPIKPELIQRRITEIKDQGGIAAVSITPVGAAMYGAAIAAAQPDLVFVQATVVSTDHIAPASVNPLDLAAFCREMPMPVVLGNCVTYEVAAQLMRAGAAAVLVGIGPGAACTSRGVLGIGVPQVTAIADCAAAREDFYRETGTYVPIVADGGLITGGDICKCIASGADGVMIGSPLARAAEAPGRGYHWGMATPSPVLPRGTRIRVGTTGTLEQILRGPAQLDDGTHNLLGALKTSMGTLGAKDLKEMQQVEVVIAPSLLTEGKVYQKAQQLGMGK comes from the coding sequence GTGGAGATTCAAATTGGACGGGGGAAGATCGCACGCCGATCGTATGGGATTGATGAAATCGCACTGGTACCGGGACGCCGGACCTTAGATCCCAGTCTGACTGATACCACCTGGCGTATTGGCCCGATCGAACGGGAGATTCCAATCATTGCCAGTGCGATGGATGGGGTGGTGGATGTGGCAGTGGCGGTGCGACTGTCGCAACTGGGTGCGTTGGGGGTCTTGAATCTGGAGGGTATCCAAACCCGCTACGACGATCCCAATCCGATTCTGGACAAAATCGCCACCGTTGATAAAACGGAATTTGTGCCCCTGATGCAGTCGCTGTATGCGGAACCGATTAAGCCAGAGTTAATCCAACGCCGCATTACGGAAATTAAGGACCAGGGGGGGATTGCTGCTGTCAGTATTACGCCGGTCGGTGCGGCTATGTATGGGGCCGCGATCGCCGCGGCGCAACCCGATCTCGTCTTTGTGCAGGCCACCGTGGTCTCCACGGATCACATTGCCCCCGCCTCGGTCAACCCCCTGGATCTGGCCGCCTTTTGTCGGGAGATGCCCATGCCGGTGGTGTTGGGCAATTGCGTGACCTACGAAGTGGCGGCCCAATTGATGCGGGCAGGGGCTGCTGCTGTCTTGGTGGGCATTGGACCGGGTGCCGCTTGTACTTCCCGTGGTGTGTTGGGCATTGGGGTTCCCCAAGTGACTGCGATCGCGGACTGTGCAGCAGCGCGGGAAGATTTCTACCGGGAGACGGGGACCTATGTGCCGATAGTTGCGGATGGCGGTTTGATCACCGGTGGTGATATCTGTAAGTGCATTGCCAGCGGGGCCGATGGCGTGATGATTGGCTCCCCCTTGGCTAGGGCGGCTGAAGCACCGGGACGCGGTTACCACTGGGGAATGGCGACACCCAGTCCTGTCCTTCCACGGGGGACCCGGATTCGGGTCGGCACGACGGGGACCCTAGAGCAAATTCTACGCGGTCCTGCTCAGTTGGATGATGGTACCCACAACCTGTTGGGAGCGCTCAAAACCAGTATGGGTACCCTGGGAGCGAAGGATCTTAAGGAAATGCAGCAGGTGGAGGTGGTGATTGCCCCGTCCTTGCTGACGGAAGGGAAGGTGTACCAGAAGGCGCAACAGTTAGGGATGGGCAAGTAG